From a single Collibacillus ludicampi genomic region:
- a CDS encoding metallophosphoesterase family protein: MKLLYITDTHIRATSPANRTDDFIETLKAKFREVGHLAQMHEVDAILHGGDFFDIPNPSLAICGDFVALMKEWGKPIYGIAGNHDLFGHNPDTLSRTMLGFINRLGIVRLIHPGERVFLEKGGVRVQLSGQHYHYELDRRDPRLDYCIQEKEADVAIHLVHGMLLDRKFMDGVAHTVVDQIVETAADMTLCGHNHLGFPPVETNGKVFYNPGGFVRLSNHPVDVQRIPQALLIDVTDGSLTYRAIPLESAPNGEEVIDCSKKEEAAFMEQRLAQFVQGIKAAGDYKAVDIGAILNEIADRDGLPADVREEAMRRIAAAEERLAAGSANR, encoded by the coding sequence ATGAAATTACTCTATATCACAGATACCCATATCCGCGCAACATCACCGGCAAATCGAACCGATGATTTCATCGAAACATTGAAAGCGAAATTCAGGGAAGTGGGCCATCTGGCACAGATGCACGAAGTGGATGCCATATTGCATGGAGGGGATTTTTTTGATATTCCCAATCCCTCATTAGCAATTTGCGGAGATTTCGTTGCCCTAATGAAAGAATGGGGAAAACCCATCTATGGAATCGCGGGAAATCACGACCTATTTGGTCATAACCCGGATACCTTGTCACGCACGATGCTCGGCTTTATCAACCGCCTCGGTATCGTGCGGCTGATCCATCCTGGTGAGCGCGTCTTTTTGGAAAAAGGAGGCGTGCGCGTACAACTGAGCGGACAACATTATCATTATGAGCTGGATCGCCGCGATCCCCGATTGGACTATTGCATTCAAGAGAAAGAGGCGGATGTGGCGATCCACTTGGTTCATGGCATGCTTCTCGATCGCAAATTCATGGACGGGGTGGCCCATACGGTCGTCGACCAGATCGTAGAAACGGCCGCCGACATGACATTATGCGGCCACAATCACCTCGGGTTTCCCCCGGTTGAAACGAACGGCAAGGTGTTTTATAACCCAGGAGGCTTTGTGCGTCTGTCCAATCACCCCGTAGACGTTCAACGCATACCTCAAGCGCTGCTTATCGACGTGACTGACGGTTCCCTGACGTACCGTGCGATTCCGCTTGAGAGTGCACCGAATGGCGAAGAGGTCATCGATTGTTCGAAGAAAGAAGAGGCGGCATTCATGGAGCAGCGACTTGCACAGTTTGTGCAAGGAATCAAAGCGGCGGGGGATTATAAGGCGGTCGATATCGGAGCGATTCTCAATGAAATTGCTGATCGAGACGGGTTGCCCGCCGATGTGCGCGAGGAAGCGATGAGGCGGATCGCCGCCGCGGAAGAGAGACTGGCGGCAGGGAGTGCGAATCGATGA